From the genome of Deinobacterium chartae:
CGACCTGCCCGACGGCGGCGCGGCGCACTTCGCGGCCACCGTCCGCGAGATCAAGCGCGCGCACCCCGACACCCGCGTCGAGGCCCTCACGCCCGACTTCCAGGGCCGCACCGAGTGCGTGGACGTGATCCTCGAGGCCGGTACGGACGTGTACGCCCAGAACCTCGAGACGGTCGAGCGCCTCACGCACCCGGTGCGCGACATCCGCGCCTCGTACCGCCAGACCCTGGCCGTGCTCGCCCACGCCAAGCGCGCCCGCCCGGACGTGTACACCAAGACCAGCGTGATGCTGGGCCTGGGCGAGACGCTCGAGGAGATCGTGCAGACCATGCGCGACGCGCGCGCGGCCGGGGTGGACATCATCACCTTCGGGCAGTACCTGCGGCCCACCCGTCACCACCTGCCGGTGGAGAAGTACTGGACGCCGGCGGAGTTCGACGAGATCCGCGTGATCGGTGAGGAGATGGGCTTCCTCGAGGTCGTCTCGGGCCCGCTGGTGCGCTCCTCGTACAAGGCCGAGCAGGTCTTCGCCGAGCGTCCCAACGCTTTCCCCGAGCACCTCGGGCACCTCACGGACTCGGCCCAGCTGCTCTGAGCGCTGCAAAGTAGCGGCAGAACCTTTTGGTTCTGCCGCTACTTTGCAGGCAAACGGTCAGAGCTGCGGTAACAGGCGGCGGCGGTCCAGCGGCGCCTCGGTCAGCGTGCGCGCCTCCAGCGCCGAGAGCAGCTCGAGCAGCACACCGTCGTACTGCGGGTTGCTCCACGCGGGCGACTGCACGATCAAGACGCCTGCGACGTCGCCCGGCAGCGGAGTTCCCCGCTCGAGGCTGACCCGCTCGCGCCAGGGGGCCTGCACGGCCGCGCGGATCTCCTGTTCGGTGCGCTCGAGGTCGAAGCCCTCGGCCACCCGCACCCTCGCGTGCCACTCGGGGTACACGCAGGTGTAGCGTGCCACCCGGCCCGCCGCCAGGGCCAGCCCGGCCCAGTTGCCCGGGCGCAGCCGCGCGGGGTCACCGCTCGAGCTGTACAGGTCGTGGTGCGAATCGAGGTTGATCACCTCGAGGTGCTCGCCGTAGCCTGCCAGCCAGGCCCAGGCGGCGTCGTGGCTGAGCGCGGCGTGCACCGGCAGGCCCCGGTAGCGCAGCAGTTCGCGCGGGTCGCCGTGCAGCGGAAAGTCCGCCTGCAGGGCGCGTGGGTCCCCGCCGCGCCGGGCCAGCAGGTCAGCCCAACGCGCCACGCGGTGGTAGTCACGGTCCGGTGAGCCCCACAGCGGGCTGTCGAACACCTGCTCGGCGCTGCCCGCGTAGTAGTCCCAGTCGACCGAAAGCAGCCGCACGCTCAGAGGGCCGCCTCCTCCTCGAGGTCCTCGTCTTCCTCTTCGGCCTGGATGGGCAGCACCAGCGTGAACTCGGCGCCGCCGTCGGGGTGGTTGCGAGCGCGAATCTCACCGCCGTGCAGCGCCATGATCTGGCTGGCCACGCTCAGCCCGAGCCCCGAGGAGTTCGAGCGCGAGTAGAAGGCCTCGAAGATCTGGGTCTCGGCGCCCTCGGGCAATCCGGGGCCCGAGTCACGCACGATGAAGCACAGCTGGTGCTCGCTGCGCTCGAGGTTCACGTTGACCCAGCCCAGCTGACCCGCCGCGCGGCGGGCGTTGGCGGCCACGTTGCGCAGGGCCTGTACCAGACGGTCCGGGTCGCACAGCACGAAGATGTCCCAGTCGCCCGAAAAGGTCAGGTTCTCGACCAGGCGGGCGAGGCGGTCTTGCAGGGTACGGGCCGAGATGTAGTGCCACACCAGCGTCAGGTCCGAGCGCCCACGGGCGAGCTGCATCAGGTCCTGCGACACGAACTGCAGCTCGGAGGCGACCTTGATGGCCTGCTCGAGCTCCCTCGAGGGCGCGTGCAGACGGGCGCGCTGCAAGTAGCCCTGCAGCGAGGTCAGCGGCGCGCCGAGTTCGTGCGCGGTCTGACCGATAAACTTCTTCTCGAAGGCCTGCTGGGTCCAGATGCGCTCGAGCAGACGGTTGATGGCGGCCACCAACCGGTACACCTCGTCGCGCCGGGGCGGCAGCGGGATCAGCGAGGTGTCGGTGGCCTCGAGGGCGTCCGCGCTGCGCGCCGCGCTCTCGAGGCCGGCCAGCGCGCGGCGTCCGACCACCAGACCGACCAGCAGGGTCAAGATGGCCGATACCACCGCACCCACCGAGAGCAGGCCCAACGCGGTCGATCGCGCAGCGCTCACCGAGTCGTCCGGGAGCCCCACCCAGATGCGCCCTCCGCCCAGATCGTAGGCCCGCGCGACCGCGCGCACGCTTACCCCGTCCAGCATGACGCGGCCCAGCGGCAGCGCCGGACGCCCCTCGAGGATCGGGGAGGACGTGACCAGCACCCGGCCCTGCGCGTCGGTGATCTGAATCAAAGCGCCGCTGGGAACGCGCGGGTTCTGATTGAGCGCGAGTGCCGGGTTGTTCCAGTTAAAGGCGATCACGTCTGCTTGCTCGTTCAGCCGGGTCACGAACTGCCGCTCGAAGGCACCCAGCAGCAGGTAACTGGTGAGCGCCCCGAACATCACCACCAGCACCACCGACAGCGAGGTATAGATCAAAGCCAGCCGCAGGCGCAGGCTCATGTTGCGCCAGCGTTTGGGACGGCGCAACTCGGCGGGATGGGCTTGCGTGCGGGATCGCTCGGCCATGGCGGAAGGCCGCTTCAGGCCGGCAGGGTGTAGCCCACGCCGCGGATGGTACGGATGTTGATCGGGCTGCCCACCTCGCGCAGTTTCTTACGCAGCTGCGAGATGCGCACCTCGATCGAATTCGACTGCGGCGTCTCCCAGCCGTACAGATGCACCTCGAGGTCCGAGCGCGAGAACACCCGGCCGGGGGTGCGCATCATCACCTCGAGGATGCGGGCCTCGTGCTCGGTAAGCTGCTCCTGGCGGCCCTGCACCGTGACGGTCAGCGAGGAGAGGTTAAGCTGGGTGTCATGGTAGTTGAGGACCTGCCGCTCCCCGGCCGAGGTGCGGCGCAGCAGCGCCTTGACCCGCGCGTCGAGCTCGTCGAGCGAGAAGGGCTTGACCAGATAGTCGTCCGCCCCGGCGTTGAGGCCCTCGACCCGCTCCTGAATGGCACCGCGCGCGGTGATCATCAGCACCGGAACGGTGGCGTACGAACGCAGGCGGGCCATGAACTCGAGGCCGTCGCCGTCGGGCAGGTTCAAGTCGAGCAGGATCAGTTGTGGCAGACGCTCGCCGAGCAGTTGCTCGGCCTGCTGGATGTTCAGCGCGCTCACCACCTCGTAGCGCTCGGAGAGGTGTTCGCGCAGCAATGCGTTGAGCTGCGGGTCGTCCTCGAGGATCACGATGTAGGGAAGCATGGTCTCACCTTAGCGGATGAATGCGGTCGGAAGCGCCGGGTCACCGCGAGCCCCGGATGCATGTACAGGCGGCCACCCGCAAACGGCGGCGATGTCACCGCTTCTGCTTGTCTTTGTCTTTTTTGGTCGGCGTGGCGCGCTGGCTGCCACCGACCCGGGTGACCTGCAGCGTCCAGCCCTGCGACTGCGCGTAGCGTGCCAGGCTCATGTTGCCCTGCGGGAAGTTGAAGTTGAGGTTGCCGTCCGACAAGGTGCCTTTAAGCACCTGCGTGCCTCCACCGTCGAGCACGAACGATCCGGCCACACTGCCCGCGTTGTCTTCGACCAGTTGCAGCCGCAAGACGTTCCCCTCGAGCGCGGCGTAACCCAGTACGCGCTCGAGCGAAGGGTCGAAAACAGTGAGTTGGAAGGCTGCCGCGTGTGCCATCCACATCAGCAGGGCCGTAACCCAAAACTTCATCGAAGCTACCTCTCCTTCATTATAAACGGATCCCGGGGTTCAGCGCAGGGCATCCGTAAACATCCATCATGGTCGTCGGGTACAGCACGTACCCTGCCTTATGTCCGTCTGCGTCACGGCCACAGCAAGCGGGTACTCCGCGTCGCCACAGCAGCGCGAGCAGGCAGGTTCATTATGCGGACGAAAACTGATGCATCCCTGATGTCGTGGGGCCGTATCCCTAAGATACGGCCCCATCCTTGCTGAACTTTAAAGCTCCCCCAAAACTCAGTGGGCGTGGCTGAGCGCCCCGATCAGGGGCACGTTGGGACGCCACGGCACCACCTCGAGGACCTCGCCGTACAGGTCGTACTCGTCGGCGTCCTCCACCAGGACGCGCACGATGTCACCGATCTTGACGCTGCCCGCCGGAAGGGCGCGGCCCACACCCTCGGCCAGCTCGCCGTGCACGCAGAACACGCTGCCGTCGATGCCGGGCGCATCACCCTTGGAGCGCCCGATCAGCTGTCCGGGCTCCTCGTTGTAATCGTCGATGATCACCTCGATCACCGAACCGATCTTGGCGCGCTGCTTCTCGAGCGAGATGCGCTGCTGCAGCTCCATCAGGCGCGCAAGGCGCTCCTGCTTGACCTCCTCGGGCACCAGGCCCTCGAAGTGCGTGGCATCGGCCTCCTCGACTTCCGAGTAGGTAAAGGCCCCCACGCGGTCGAGCCTGGCCTCCTCGAGGAAGTCGAGCAGCAGCTGAAAGTCCTCCTCGGTTTCACCCGGGAAGCCCACGATGAAAGTCGAGCGGATCACCAACTCCGGGCAGATCTCGCGCCAGCGGCGGATGGTGTCGAGCTGCTTGCCCGCACCGGGGCGGCGCATGCTCTTGAGGATCTTGGGGCTGGCGTGCTGCAGCGGCACGTCCAGGTACGGCAAGATCTTGCCCTGGGCCATCAGCTCCACGATGCGGTCCACGTGCGGGTAGGGGTACACGTAGTGCATGCGCACCCACACGCCCATCTCACCGAGTTTGGTTGCCAGGTCCACCAGGTGTGCGCGCACCTGCCCGCCCTGGAACTCGGACTCGCGGTAGCGCAGGTCCACGCCGTACGCCGAGGTATCCTGGGCGATCACCATCAGCTCCTTGGTGCCCGCCGCGACCAGACGGAAGGCCTCGTACAGCACCTCGCCCGCGTCGCGCGAGACCTGCAGGCCGCGCAGCTTGGGAATGATGCAGAAACTGCAGGTGTGGTTGCAGCCCTCGGCCACCTTGAGGTAGGCGTAGTGGCGCGGGGTCAGCTTGATCCCGGTAGGGCCCAGCGGAATCAGGCTGGTGAACGGGTTCTGGTCCGGCGGGATCAGTTCGCGCACCGCCCGCATCACCCCGTCCACGTCCTGCGATCCGGTCACGGCGCTCACCTTGGGGTGGCGCTCCATGATGGTCTCGGGCCGCTCGCCCAGGCAGCCGGTCACGATCACCTTTCCGGTCGCCTCGAGGGCCTCACCGATGGCCGACAGGCTCTCTTCTACCGCCGGGGTGATAAAGCCGCAGGTGTTCACGATCACGGTGTCCGCCTCGTCGTAGGTCGGCGCGATCTGGTAGCCCTCGGCACGGAGCTGGGTAAGGATGCGTTCGCTGTCGACCAGCGCCTTGGGGCATCCCAGACTGATAAAACCGACCTTCTTGGGGTCACTCGAAACCTGCGTCATCAAGCGAGCATTTTACCAAGCCGCGCAGGGTCAGGTTGCGAGGTGGGCCGCATTCGCCCGCACACTTGACCTTCCACCTGCTGGAAGCCTCAGACTGCCAATATGTCCAAGCTGCGCCCTGACCTATCCCAGGACACCGCCCGCTACCGCTCGCCCGCGCCTGCCAACCTGCTCCCCATCGGGCATTTCGCGCTGCTGTGCGACCTGTCACCGCGCACGCTGCGCTTTTACGACGAGCAGGGTCTGCTGCGTCCCGAACAGGTAAACCCGCGCAGCGGTTACCGCATGTACGCCAGCTCGCAGCTGTGGCAGGCCCAGCTGCTGCGCCGCCTGCGCGACCTCGAGTTCAGCCTCGAGGACATGCGCGCCGCCCTGAGCGACCCGGCCCGGCTGCCCGAACTGCTCGAAAAGCAGCGCAGGCGGCTGAGCGAGCGCATAGAACGGCTCGAGCGCTGGCTGGAAGGCGACGGGACCGCCTACGCCTTCGCGCTGCGCGAAGTGCCCGCGCAGCGGGTTGCCAGCGTACGGCGGTGGGCGAACTACGGCGCCCTCGAGCAGCAAGCTCCTCGGGCGTTTGCGGAGATCTACGCCTGCTTGCAGCGCCAGGGCGTCTCCCCTGCCGGGCCGCCTTCGTTTCTGTGCCACCCGACCGCCGACTTCGCCGGCTGGTGCGATTTCGAGGCGGTTGTCCCGGTAGGAGCGGACCTCGAGGAGGACGGGGAAGGAAACGTACGGGTGAGCACGCTGCCCGCCGCGCGGGTGGCCTATACCCTGCACCCGGGAGATTTCCAGCGTTTGCCCGCGGCGTACAGCGCGCTGCTGGCCTGGATCGACCAGCAGGAACTGAGCTTGGCCGGTCCCGCCTGCGAGACGTATCTGGTCGGCATGTCGGACAGCACGCAGATGGCCGACTGGCGCACCGAGGTGCTGTGGCCGGTGGGCCCGACCTGAAACGCTCCGGGCAGCAAAGCGCGGGCGGGACGCCACAGGGTCCCGCCCGCGCCGCTGACCGCTCAGCGGATGTAGAAGTAGGTTTCGCGAACGTCGCGGGCGTTGACCGGGTAGGGGTTCACGTACACCGTGGTTACGTTTTCCCAGCCACGGCTGTCGTAGCGGCCCGAAAGCACCACGTTCGAGGACTGCTGGGTGGTGGTGAAGATCGCACGCACCCGCTGCATGCCGCGCGGCGGCTGCACCGTGAAGTTCACGCCCTGCGCCCGGGTCGGGAAGACGGTGGTTCCTGCGCTGACGTAGGCGTTCGAGACCAGCACGTTCGAGAAACCGTCGGGGTCGAGCGATACCAGGGTCAGGTAGCCGGGACGGTTGGCCGAGAAGCGGAACGAAACGTTCTCGCCCACGTAGTAGGTCGAGCCCGTTCCACGGTCAGGCGTAAACGAGCTGATCAGCACACCGGCCGGGGCCACAGTGGCCCTGGTCGTTCCCGGACTGACCGTGACCGAGCAGGCCCCCAGCAGCAAAGAGGTCGCAGCGAGCAGAAGAAGTTTGGCGTTCATGATGTAACTTTAAGAGATTTTGATCATTTTGCAAGGCCGACCACACTAAAGAACGCCCCCTCTTTTTTCTCACTTTGCGTCAGATAGCTTCATGACGTGTGGGTGAGTAGCAGGTCTCACAGCCCCCGCTTTTCTCGATGCTACGATTGGGCTATGACCAAAGGTGGTTGGCTCGTCGGAGCGCTCACTGCAGCGCTCCTGTGCACGGCGGCGCTGGCCCAGGGCTACGGGGTCAGCGATCTGTTGCGGGACCTCAAAGCGGGCCAGGTCGAACAGCTCTACCTCGACTCCACAGGACGGGCCGACGTTCACTTTAAAGAAAGTGCCGGAATCCGGCGCGGACCGGTCAGCGTGGTCGTACCGACCAGCAGCAGCTTCCTCGAGACCGTGCGGGCCTCGGGCGTCG
Proteins encoded in this window:
- the lipA gene encoding lipoyl synthase, with protein sequence MTTEPRYIKNGIYRKDAQPVRERKPEWLKVSMPGGDAFARTKGIVKDHALHTVCEEAMCPNIGECWSRGTATLMLMGHICTRACRFCAVDTGNPQGRLDPLEPLSAARSVGLMGLKYVVLTSVDRDDLPDGGAAHFAATVREIKRAHPDTRVEALTPDFQGRTECVDVILEAGTDVYAQNLETVERLTHPVRDIRASYRQTLAVLAHAKRARPDVYTKTSVMLGLGETLEEIVQTMRDARAAGVDIITFGQYLRPTRHHLPVEKYWTPAEFDEIRVIGEEMGFLEVVSGPLVRSSYKAEQVFAERPNAFPEHLGHLTDSAQLL
- a CDS encoding arginase translates to MRLLSVDWDYYAGSAEQVFDSPLWGSPDRDYHRVARWADLLARRGGDPRALQADFPLHGDPRELLRYRGLPVHAALSHDAAWAWLAGYGEHLEVINLDSHHDLYSSSGDPARLRPGNWAGLALAAGRVARYTCVYPEWHARVRVAEGFDLERTEQEIRAAVQAPWRERVSLERGTPLPGDVAGVLIVQSPAWSNPQYDGVLLELLSALEARTLTEAPLDRRRLLPQL
- a CDS encoding sensor histidine kinase; translation: MAERSRTQAHPAELRRPKRWRNMSLRLRLALIYTSLSVVLVVMFGALTSYLLLGAFERQFVTRLNEQADVIAFNWNNPALALNQNPRVPSGALIQITDAQGRVLVTSSPILEGRPALPLGRVMLDGVSVRAVARAYDLGGGRIWVGLPDDSVSAARSTALGLLSVGAVVSAILTLLVGLVVGRRALAGLESAARSADALEATDTSLIPLPPRRDEVYRLVAAINRLLERIWTQQAFEKKFIGQTAHELGAPLTSLQGYLQRARLHAPSRELEQAIKVASELQFVSQDLMQLARGRSDLTLVWHYISARTLQDRLARLVENLTFSGDWDIFVLCDPDRLVQALRNVAANARRAAGQLGWVNVNLERSEHQLCFIVRDSGPGLPEGAETQIFEAFYSRSNSSGLGLSVASQIMALHGGEIRARNHPDGGAEFTLVLPIQAEEEDEDLEEEAAL
- a CDS encoding response regulator transcription factor translates to MLPYIVILEDDPQLNALLREHLSERYEVVSALNIQQAEQLLGERLPQLILLDLNLPDGDGLEFMARLRSYATVPVLMITARGAIQERVEGLNAGADDYLVKPFSLDELDARVKALLRRTSAGERQVLNYHDTQLNLSSLTVTVQGRQEQLTEHEARILEVMMRTPGRVFSRSDLEVHLYGWETPQSNSIEVRISQLRKKLREVGSPINIRTIRGVGYTLPA
- the rimO gene encoding 30S ribosomal protein S12 methylthiotransferase RimO, which codes for MTQVSSDPKKVGFISLGCPKALVDSERILTQLRAEGYQIAPTYDEADTVIVNTCGFITPAVEESLSAIGEALEATGKVIVTGCLGERPETIMERHPKVSAVTGSQDVDGVMRAVRELIPPDQNPFTSLIPLGPTGIKLTPRHYAYLKVAEGCNHTCSFCIIPKLRGLQVSRDAGEVLYEAFRLVAAGTKELMVIAQDTSAYGVDLRYRESEFQGGQVRAHLVDLATKLGEMGVWVRMHYVYPYPHVDRIVELMAQGKILPYLDVPLQHASPKILKSMRRPGAGKQLDTIRRWREICPELVIRSTFIVGFPGETEEDFQLLLDFLEEARLDRVGAFTYSEVEEADATHFEGLVPEEVKQERLARLMELQQRISLEKQRAKIGSVIEVIIDDYNEEPGQLIGRSKGDAPGIDGSVFCVHGELAEGVGRALPAGSVKIGDIVRVLVEDADEYDLYGEVLEVVPWRPNVPLIGALSHAH
- a CDS encoding MerR family transcriptional regulator, which produces MSKLRPDLSQDTARYRSPAPANLLPIGHFALLCDLSPRTLRFYDEQGLLRPEQVNPRSGYRMYASSQLWQAQLLRRLRDLEFSLEDMRAALSDPARLPELLEKQRRRLSERIERLERWLEGDGTAYAFALREVPAQRVASVRRWANYGALEQQAPRAFAEIYACLQRQGVSPAGPPSFLCHPTADFAGWCDFEAVVPVGADLEEDGEGNVRVSTLPAARVAYTLHPGDFQRLPAAYSALLAWIDQQELSLAGPACETYLVGMSDSTQMADWRTEVLWPVGPT
- a CDS encoding DUF4384 domain-containing protein, translated to MNAKLLLLAATSLLLGACSVTVSPGTTRATVAPAGVLISSFTPDRGTGSTYYVGENVSFRFSANRPGYLTLVSLDPDGFSNVLVSNAYVSAGTTVFPTRAQGVNFTVQPPRGMQRVRAIFTTTQQSSNVVLSGRYDSRGWENVTTVYVNPYPVNARDVRETYFYIR